In one window of Streptomyces roseofulvus DNA:
- a CDS encoding precorrin-3B C(17)-methyltransferase, which produces MRRHLPRAAAGAALLAALVTGCAEPSADPRAAATPSGEGMRFCPSPPEPQLPPGTACIPQDPASKYRENHAYRQEMELTEQERAGEQQKADRLGTVLRELATGSPGETEVRAAVAAALGLKPNDVEYRAGAQAGPTLRNLAVAGGTGKVCVKGQVTDSGTVTAEVSGRTMDGTCLPGLGGH; this is translated from the coding sequence TCGCCGCGCTCGTCACCGGCTGCGCCGAACCCTCCGCCGACCCGCGCGCCGCCGCCACCCCGTCCGGGGAGGGCATGCGGTTCTGCCCGAGCCCGCCGGAGCCGCAGCTCCCGCCGGGGACGGCGTGCATCCCGCAGGACCCCGCGAGCAAGTACCGGGAGAACCATGCGTACCGCCAGGAGATGGAACTCACCGAGCAGGAACGGGCCGGCGAGCAGCAGAAGGCGGACCGGCTCGGCACCGTCCTGCGGGAGCTGGCGACCGGAAGTCCCGGGGAGACGGAGGTGCGGGCCGCCGTCGCCGCCGCCCTCGGCCTGAAGCCGAACGACGTCGAATACCGCGCCGGCGCCCAGGCCGGTCCCACGCTCCGGAACCTGGCCGTCGCCGGCGGCACCGGAAAGGTCTGCGTCAAGGGCCAGGTCACCGACTCCGGGACCGTCACCGCCGAGGTCTCCGGCCGGACCATGGACGGCACCTGCCTGCCGGGCCTCGGCGGCCACTGA
- a CDS encoding MFS transporter produces MAGDRRGWLPCLLAGAVFVVCMAGTTLPTPLYPLYQEEFGFSELTVTVVYAVYAFGVIGVLLLAGNASDTIGRRPTLGWGLAFAAASAVCFLCADALGWLYAGRLLSGLSAGLFTGAATAYVMELAPPDGAARATLVATAANMGGLGCGPLLAGLLAEYAPEPLLLPFAVHLALVAVSALVLQRLPETVAERRPLRAVRPRKPTLPARVRAVFVPAAVASFVGFALFGVFTSVSPAFLARYLHVDNHAVSGLVVALAFFASTAGQVAAGRVGATRSLPLGCAVLFAGLVLLAAALATDHLVYVVLAALVGGTGQGLAFRAALSAVAAASPPDRRAAVISSLFVVAYTGISIPVIGVGLLADPLGLEGAGIVFIACMLVLAATAGTYLLHRARTRARATP; encoded by the coding sequence ATGGCCGGTGACCGACGCGGATGGCTGCCCTGTCTGCTCGCCGGGGCGGTGTTCGTGGTGTGCATGGCCGGCACCACGCTCCCGACCCCGCTCTACCCCCTGTACCAGGAGGAGTTCGGCTTCTCCGAACTCACCGTCACGGTGGTCTACGCCGTGTACGCCTTCGGGGTCATCGGCGTGCTGCTCCTCGCCGGCAACGCCTCCGACACCATCGGCCGGCGCCCCACCCTCGGCTGGGGACTCGCCTTCGCGGCGGCCAGCGCCGTCTGCTTCCTGTGCGCCGACGCGCTGGGCTGGCTGTACGCGGGCCGGCTGCTGTCGGGACTGTCGGCGGGCCTCTTCACCGGCGCCGCCACCGCGTACGTCATGGAACTCGCCCCGCCCGACGGCGCCGCCCGCGCCACCCTCGTCGCCACCGCCGCCAACATGGGCGGCCTCGGCTGCGGCCCCCTCCTCGCCGGGCTCCTCGCCGAGTACGCCCCCGAGCCGCTGCTGCTGCCCTTCGCCGTCCACCTCGCCCTCGTCGCGGTCTCGGCCCTCGTCCTCCAGCGGCTGCCCGAGACGGTCGCGGAACGTCGGCCCCTCCGTGCCGTACGGCCCCGGAAACCCACCCTCCCCGCGCGCGTGCGGGCGGTGTTCGTGCCGGCGGCCGTCGCCTCCTTCGTCGGCTTCGCGCTCTTCGGCGTCTTCACCTCCGTGAGCCCCGCCTTCCTCGCCCGCTACCTGCACGTCGACAACCACGCCGTCAGCGGCCTCGTCGTCGCCCTCGCCTTCTTCGCCTCGACGGCGGGGCAGGTCGCCGCGGGCCGCGTCGGCGCCACGCGCTCGCTGCCGCTGGGCTGCGCGGTCCTCTTCGCCGGCCTCGTGCTGCTCGCCGCCGCCCTCGCCACCGACCACCTGGTGTACGTGGTCCTCGCCGCCCTCGTCGGCGGCACCGGACAGGGCCTCGCCTTCCGCGCCGCGCTCTCCGCCGTGGCCGCCGCGTCCCCGCCCGACCGGCGGGCCGCCGTCATCTCGTCCCTGTTCGTCGTCGCGTACACCGGCATCTCGATCCCGGTGATCGGCGTCGGCCTCCTGGCGGACCCCCTGGGCCTGGAGGGCGCGGGCATCGTCTTCATCGCCTGCATGCTCGTCCTGGCCGCCACGGCAGGCACCTACCTCCTCCACCGAGCCCGAACACGCGCGCGCGCCACCCCCTGA
- a CDS encoding SRPBCC family protein, with product MTEMVHDTIEVEAPLREVYDQWTQFEEFPRFMDGVEEVQQLDDRLCHWRTKIAGATREFDTEIVDQLPDERIAWRTVGGDVKQKGVVTFEKVDDAHTRVHLSMEVEASGMADRAAKAMGVVESRIEGDLHRFKHFIEDRDRATGGWRGRLRPGESAGAATPPDPATPTDGIPPHGMPPSEEMPRHDRPPYAGPA from the coding sequence ATGACCGAGATGGTGCACGACACGATCGAGGTGGAGGCCCCGCTGCGCGAGGTCTACGACCAGTGGACGCAGTTCGAGGAGTTCCCCCGCTTCATGGACGGCGTCGAGGAGGTGCAGCAGCTCGACGACCGGCTCTGCCACTGGCGGACCAAGATCGCGGGGGCGACCCGTGAGTTCGACACCGAGATCGTCGACCAGCTGCCGGACGAGCGCATCGCCTGGCGGACGGTGGGCGGCGACGTGAAGCAGAAGGGGGTCGTCACCTTCGAGAAGGTGGACGACGCGCACACGCGCGTGCACCTCAGCATGGAGGTGGAGGCCTCCGGCATGGCCGACCGGGCGGCGAAGGCGATGGGGGTGGTGGAGAGCCGGATCGAAGGCGACCTGCACCGGTTCAAACACTTCATCGAGGACCGCGACCGGGCGACCGGCGGCTGGCGCGGACGGCTCCGTCCCGGCGAGAGCGCGGGCGCGGCCACGCCGCCCGATCCCGCGACCCCGACCGACGGCATCCCCCCGCACGGCATGCCGCCGTCCGAGGAGATGCCGCGCCACGACCGTCCCCCGTACGCGGGTCCCGCCTAG
- a CDS encoding HemK2/MTQ2 family protein methyltransferase, protein MTMIRPNGVYAPQGDTALLLESLARERLARGARTLDLCTGTGVLAIAAARRGARATAADIAPAAVTAARRNARLRRCRVRVLRGDLAAPVAGERFDLVTANPPYVPAPSPDAPVSGPARAWDAGHDGRLLLDRICRDAPAVLAPDGVLLLVQSSLSGVGDTLAALDAAGLRARVVASREQPFGPVMTARADWFEARGIVAPGTRTERLVVIRAVHAADARMARPRPGRRAAPVADHGPAR, encoded by the coding sequence ATGACGATGATCAGACCGAACGGGGTGTACGCGCCCCAGGGCGACACCGCCCTGCTCCTGGAGAGCCTCGCCCGCGAACGCCTGGCGCGCGGCGCCCGCACCCTCGACCTGTGCACCGGCACCGGCGTCCTCGCCATCGCGGCGGCCCGCCGGGGCGCCCGGGCGACCGCCGCCGACATCGCGCCGGCCGCCGTGACCGCCGCGCGCCGCAACGCCCGGCTGCGCCGCTGCCGGGTACGGGTGCTGCGGGGCGACCTCGCCGCCCCCGTCGCGGGGGAGAGGTTCGACCTGGTGACCGCCAATCCGCCCTACGTCCCCGCGCCCTCGCCGGACGCGCCCGTCTCGGGACCCGCGCGGGCCTGGGACGCCGGCCACGACGGGCGGCTGCTCCTCGACCGGATCTGCCGCGACGCACCCGCCGTCCTCGCTCCCGACGGCGTCCTGCTCCTCGTCCAGTCCTCGCTCAGCGGCGTCGGCGACACGCTCGCCGCGCTGGACGCCGCCGGCCTGCGGGCCCGGGTCGTCGCGAGCCGGGAGCAGCCGTTCGGGCCGGTGATGACGGCCCGGGCCGACTGGTTCGAGGCGCGCGGCATCGTCGCACCGGGCACCCGCACCGAGCGGCTCGTGGTGATCCGCGCCGTCCACGCCGCCGACGCCCGCATGGCCCGCCCCCGCCCGGGCAGGCGCGCCGCGCCGGTGGCCGACCACGGCCCGGCCCGGTGA
- a CDS encoding HAD family hydrolase, with translation MTPHSAPQARGVALFDVDGTLVDTNYLHTLTWWMALRQHGHTVPMARIHRAVGMGADRLLDAVLGTGRSHDEDAAVADAHGTLYATWFDSLAPFDGAAELLRATAARGWRIVLASSASEEEVAAVRARLDADDVIDTATSSADVTATKPAPDLVRAALDKMGAEPEDAVLVGDTVWDVESAGRAGVPCIGLLTGGTTRRELEDAGAVVVHDDALTLLRHLDSGPLARPPR, from the coding sequence ATGACCCCGCACTCCGCACCCCAGGCCCGCGGCGTCGCCCTGTTCGACGTCGACGGCACCCTCGTCGACACCAATTACCTGCACACCCTCACCTGGTGGATGGCCCTGCGGCAGCACGGCCACACGGTGCCGATGGCCCGGATCCACCGGGCCGTCGGCATGGGCGCCGACCGGCTCCTCGACGCCGTGCTCGGCACCGGCCGCAGCCACGACGAGGACGCCGCCGTCGCGGACGCCCACGGCACCCTCTACGCCACCTGGTTCGACTCGCTGGCCCCCTTCGACGGCGCCGCCGAGCTGCTGCGCGCCACCGCCGCCCGGGGCTGGCGGATCGTGCTGGCCAGCTCCGCCTCCGAGGAGGAGGTGGCCGCCGTCCGCGCCCGGCTCGACGCCGACGACGTCATCGACACGGCCACCTCCAGCGCCGACGTCACCGCCACCAAACCCGCCCCGGACCTGGTGCGGGCCGCCCTGGACAAGATGGGCGCCGAACCCGAGGACGCCGTCCTCGTCGGCGACACCGTGTGGGACGTCGAGTCCGCCGGACGGGCCGGCGTGCCCTGCATCGGACTCCTCACCGGCGGCACGACCCGCAGGGAACTGGAGGACGCCGGCGCCGTCGTCGTCCACGACGACGCGCTCACCCTCCTCCGCCACCTCGACTCCGGCCCCCTCGCCCGGCCCCCGCGCTGA
- a CDS encoding CDGSH iron-sulfur domain-containing protein, with translation METVHEQQPAPDPADRDPGPPRPGVRAVRVTPLGEGPLLIDGPVEIVMPDGTVRRSDRPVVALCRCRRSLRDPFCDTSHRRRARARRTEGPEPAA, from the coding sequence GTGGAAACCGTGCACGAGCAGCAACCGGCCCCCGACCCGGCGGACCGGGACCCCGGCCCCCCGCGGCCCGGCGTCCGGGCCGTCCGGGTCACCCCCCTCGGGGAGGGCCCGCTGCTGATCGACGGCCCCGTGGAGATCGTGATGCCCGACGGGACCGTGCGCCGCAGCGACCGCCCCGTCGTCGCGCTGTGCCGGTGCCGGCGCAGTCTGCGTGATCCGTTCTGCGACACCAGCCACCGCCGGCGGGCCCGCGCCCGCCGGACCGAAGGCCCCGAGCCGGCCGCCTGA
- a CDS encoding iron-containing redox enzyme family protein: MTITAPTAADTGAPALPPARGELSAAVTARLGGRSGPLPGADAVLAADPFGEDVQLALHLCYELHYRGFAHVPDSAEWDLGLLRLRALLEGGFVSALRDACPGTVSPAEVFDGLLTEPPDGRGVSRHLLRHGTIELLREYAVLRSVHQLRESDPHAWVLPRLRGRAKAGMAAVLYDEFGCGRQERVHARLYADLMRALDLVPDYGHYLPAVGAPALAAGNVMSLFGLHRAHRGSLIGHFAVLEITSPPAASWLAAALRRCGAGEEAARFYDEHVEADAVHEQLVRREVVGGLLDEEPGLAADVAFGARATIFLEDTLGRAVTDAWRSGASALRAPIEEET; encoded by the coding sequence ATGACGATCACCGCTCCGACCGCCGCCGACACCGGGGCGCCCGCCCTGCCCCCGGCCCGAGGGGAGCTCTCCGCCGCCGTGACCGCCCGCCTCGGCGGCCGGTCCGGCCCGCTGCCCGGCGCCGACGCCGTCCTGGCCGCCGATCCGTTCGGCGAGGACGTCCAGCTGGCCCTCCACCTCTGCTACGAGCTCCACTACCGCGGCTTCGCGCACGTGCCCGACTCCGCCGAGTGGGACCTCGGGCTGCTGCGTCTGCGGGCCCTCCTGGAGGGCGGCTTCGTCTCGGCGCTGCGGGACGCCTGCCCCGGCACCGTGTCGCCCGCCGAGGTCTTCGACGGCCTGCTGACCGAGCCGCCCGACGGCCGGGGCGTCTCCCGCCACCTGCTGCGCCACGGCACGATCGAGCTGCTGCGGGAGTACGCGGTGCTGCGTTCCGTGCACCAGCTGCGGGAGTCCGATCCGCACGCCTGGGTGCTGCCCCGGCTCCGGGGCCGTGCCAAGGCGGGCATGGCGGCCGTGCTGTACGACGAGTTCGGCTGCGGCCGGCAGGAGCGGGTGCACGCCCGGCTCTACGCCGACCTGATGCGCGCGCTCGACCTCGTACCGGACTACGGGCACTATCTGCCGGCCGTCGGGGCGCCCGCCCTGGCCGCAGGCAACGTGATGTCGCTGTTCGGGCTCCACCGGGCCCACCGGGGCTCCCTCATCGGCCACTTCGCCGTCCTGGAGATCACCTCGCCGCCCGCCGCCTCCTGGCTCGCCGCCGCCCTGCGCCGGTGCGGTGCGGGCGAGGAGGCGGCCCGCTTCTACGACGAGCACGTCGAGGCCGACGCCGTGCACGAGCAGCTGGTCCGGCGCGAGGTCGTCGGCGGCCTGCTCGACGAGGAACCCGGACTGGCCGCCGACGTCGCCTTCGGCGCGCGGGCCACGATCTTCCTGGAGGACACCCTCGGCCGGGCCGTCACGGACGCCTGGCGCTCCGGCGCCAGCGCCCTGCGGGCCCCCATCGAGGAGGAGACATGA
- a CDS encoding nucleotidyltransferase family protein codes for MNLMAHATHTGDAPGGGGRVAEALPPDHTQAILEVTKEVGAVLKGSGCPFALVGSVAAYAYGIPVRLQHDADFALRAEDSETVVQLLRDRGIRIVDPPEDWLVKARSGGEQIDLIFSLAGRPVTRELLDRAWTLPVDSVHLPVIDPTDLMTCRLAALSEHHCDYGALLPVARGLRERVDWDRVREETRDHPMAVAFLYLLGLLGVLPQTEPTREEADRRD; via the coding sequence ATGAACCTCATGGCACACGCCACCCACACCGGGGACGCGCCGGGAGGCGGCGGCCGGGTCGCCGAGGCACTGCCGCCCGACCACACCCAGGCCATCCTGGAGGTCACCAAGGAGGTCGGCGCCGTCCTCAAGGGCTCCGGCTGCCCCTTCGCCCTCGTCGGCAGCGTCGCCGCCTACGCGTACGGCATCCCGGTCCGGCTCCAGCACGACGCCGACTTCGCGCTGCGCGCGGAGGACTCCGAGACCGTCGTCCAACTGCTGCGCGACCGCGGCATCCGGATCGTCGACCCGCCCGAGGACTGGCTGGTCAAGGCCCGCAGCGGCGGCGAGCAGATCGACCTGATCTTCTCCCTCGCCGGCCGGCCCGTCACCAGGGAACTCCTCGACCGGGCCTGGACCCTCCCCGTCGACTCCGTCCACCTGCCGGTGATCGACCCGACCGACCTGATGACCTGCCGTCTCGCGGCGCTCTCCGAGCACCACTGCGACTACGGCGCCCTGCTGCCGGTCGCCCGCGGCCTGCGGGAACGCGTCGACTGGGACCGGGTCCGCGAGGAGACCCGCGACCATCCCATGGCGGTGGCCTTCCTCTACCTGCTCGGCCTCCTGGGCGTCCTCCCGCAGACCGAGCCGACCCGGGAGGAGGCGGACCGCCGTGACTGA
- a CDS encoding BON domain-containing protein, giving the protein MTDRPERPEHASAGAGRPAPVRYERAPDAGGRSSASLPEPAVDEYRLALLRERLATDGQAELGVRAEWRGRTVLLTGTVTDAARREEIVDLARDTLGGVTVRAELAVAGHDAPDHGEELP; this is encoded by the coding sequence GTGACTGACCGGCCCGAGCGCCCCGAGCACGCCTCCGCCGGAGCAGGGCGCCCCGCACCGGTGCGGTACGAGAGGGCGCCGGACGCCGGCGGGCGGTCGTCGGCCTCCCTGCCGGAGCCCGCCGTGGACGAGTACCGCCTCGCCCTGCTGCGGGAGCGGCTCGCCACGGACGGGCAGGCCGAGCTCGGCGTCCGGGCGGAGTGGCGCGGCAGAACCGTCCTGCTCACCGGGACGGTGACCGACGCCGCCCGGCGCGAGGAGATCGTGGACCTCGCCCGCGACACCCTCGGCGGCGTCACCGTACGGGCGGAGCTCGCCGTCGCCGGCCACGACGCCCCGGACCACGGGGAGGAACTGCCATGA
- a CDS encoding metallophosphoesterase family protein, whose product MTLVEPDRTAPHSAVRVAAVGDIHLGEGCAGLLRPAFETLPDCADLLLLAGDLTRHGSVAEAEVVAGEVASLGVPVVAVLGNHDHHADAPDDVARVLRDAGVHVLEGDSVVLPVDGHKVGVAGVKGFCGGFVGRSAGEFGEPEMKAFVRTTRHSAERLAGALAELTEHGCAVRIALTHFSPVPDTLAGEPPEIYPFLGSYLLAEAIDAHGADLAVHGHAHLGTEHGMTAGGVRVRNVAQPVIDHAFALYRLPLDGHRPGASTASATPSDSVPLPDRYAHH is encoded by the coding sequence ATGACCCTCGTCGAACCGGACCGGACCGCCCCGCACTCCGCCGTCCGCGTCGCCGCCGTCGGCGACATCCACCTCGGCGAGGGCTGCGCGGGCCTGCTCCGCCCCGCCTTCGAGACCCTTCCCGACTGCGCCGACCTGCTGCTGCTCGCTGGCGACCTGACCCGGCACGGCTCCGTGGCCGAGGCCGAGGTGGTGGCGGGCGAGGTCGCCTCCCTCGGCGTCCCCGTCGTCGCCGTCCTCGGCAACCACGACCACCACGCGGACGCACCGGACGACGTCGCCCGGGTGCTCCGCGACGCCGGCGTGCACGTCCTGGAGGGCGACAGCGTCGTCCTGCCCGTCGACGGTCACAAGGTCGGCGTCGCCGGGGTGAAGGGCTTCTGCGGCGGTTTCGTCGGCCGCAGCGCGGGCGAGTTCGGCGAGCCCGAGATGAAGGCGTTCGTCCGGACGACCCGGCACAGCGCCGAACGGCTCGCCGGCGCCCTCGCCGAACTGACCGAGCACGGCTGCGCCGTCCGCATCGCGCTCACGCACTTCTCCCCGGTCCCCGACACCCTCGCGGGCGAGCCGCCCGAGATCTATCCCTTCCTCGGCAGCTACCTCCTCGCCGAGGCCATCGACGCCCACGGCGCCGACCTGGCCGTCCACGGCCACGCCCACCTCGGCACCGAGCACGGCATGACCGCCGGGGGAGTCCGGGTCCGGAACGTCGCCCAGCCCGTGATCGACCACGCCTTCGCCCTCTACCGCCTGCCCCTCGACGGCCACCGGCCGGGCGCCTCCACGGCGTCCGCGACCCCGTCCGACTCCGTGCCGCTCCCGGACCGCTACGCCCACCACTGA
- a CDS encoding DUF6766 family protein has product MTPGSADRDGSPGFWRSNSLTLVFGAAFFVVLAGQAVAGRAEFNEQLAVAGLQQVGFGAYLASSDFAVDVTENWQSEFLQFFLYVYGTVYLLQRGSPESKPLDRAGTESERYQRMGPHARSDSPRWAGTRDWRQTLYSRSLGLVMGAFFLGSWFAQSVSGVSAYNGERLRQLQAPIDWGAYLVSADFWNRSLQNWQSELLAVAAMAVLSVYLRQRGSPESKPVGAAHTSTGVEG; this is encoded by the coding sequence GTGACGCCCGGAAGCGCGGACCGCGACGGGTCCCCCGGCTTCTGGCGGTCGAACAGCCTCACCCTCGTCTTCGGCGCGGCGTTCTTCGTCGTCCTCGCCGGCCAGGCGGTCGCCGGACGCGCCGAGTTCAACGAGCAGCTGGCGGTGGCGGGGCTCCAGCAGGTCGGCTTCGGCGCCTATCTGGCCTCCTCGGACTTCGCCGTGGACGTCACCGAGAACTGGCAGTCGGAGTTCCTCCAGTTCTTCCTGTACGTGTACGGGACGGTGTACCTGCTCCAGCGCGGCTCCCCGGAGTCCAAGCCCCTCGACCGGGCGGGGACGGAGAGCGAGCGGTACCAGCGGATGGGCCCGCACGCGCGGTCGGACTCGCCGCGCTGGGCGGGGACGAGGGACTGGCGGCAGACCCTGTACTCGCGCTCCCTGGGCCTGGTCATGGGCGCGTTCTTCCTGGGGTCCTGGTTCGCCCAGTCGGTCTCCGGCGTCTCCGCGTACAACGGGGAGCGGCTGCGGCAGCTCCAGGCGCCGATCGACTGGGGCGCGTACCTCGTCTCGGCCGACTTCTGGAACCGTTCGCTGCAGAACTGGCAGTCGGAACTCCTCGCCGTCGCGGCCATGGCCGTCCTCTCCGTCTACCTCCGCCAGCGCGGCTCCCCGGAGTCCAAGCCGGTCGGCGCCGCGCACACCTCGACCGGCGTCGAGGGCTGA